A portion of the Calothrix sp. 336/3 genome contains these proteins:
- the crcB gene encoding fluoride efflux transporter CrcB, producing the protein MVQHPEIRRAIAVSLGAIAGALTRYYLTLWFASRFGTGFPYGTFFINVTGCFAMGFLTTVFVQKVNLISPELSLIIFTGFLGAYTTFSTYGIDSVNLWRNASLFTAIFYWAGSAFLGILAVQLGIILGMRLK; encoded by the coding sequence ATGGTGCAACATCCAGAAATTCGTCGGGCGATCGCTGTTTCTCTGGGGGCGATCGCTGGTGCTTTGACTCGTTATTATCTTACCCTGTGGTTTGCTAGTCGCTTTGGTACGGGTTTTCCCTACGGCACATTTTTTATTAATGTTACTGGTTGCTTCGCCATGGGGTTTCTCACCACTGTGTTTGTGCAGAAAGTTAATCTGATTTCCCCGGAGTTGAGCTTAATCATTTTTACGGGTTTTCTTGGCGCATATACCACCTTTTCTACCTACGGTATTGATAGTGTGAATTTGTGGAGAAATGCTAGTTTATTCACAGCTATTTTCTATTGGGCAGGTAGCGCCTTTTTGGGTATTCTTGCTGTACAGTTAGGTATTATCTTAGGAATGCGGTTGAAATAG
- a CDS encoding PRC-barrel domain-containing protein, translating into MTSEQTVRRSDILNTQVITRDNGKRVGIVSQVWVDIDQREVVAFSLRDSLISVSSIPRYMYLDKINQIGDVVLVDNEDVIEDLDPEMYSNLMNWEVITETGEVLGRVRGFKFDTENGKIYSITIASLGLPQIPDQFLSTYELSIEEIVSTGPNRLIVFEGAEERVTQLTVGFLERLGIGRAPWDNADEEYSYTPRSVAPANQLPSGVPLEPPKQKVRAPEPVAREEWDEDYYEEERPRRQVMEARSYESIRYEEEDEDDNWSEASGKDKYQKAASYEPPAPSKKSYGDDYDDFQDDLDKDAWDDEPAKPLNIPKKVKEKQPEYEEEGY; encoded by the coding sequence ATGACCTCTGAACAAACTGTTAGACGTTCCGATATATTAAACACCCAAGTAATTACCCGCGACAACGGCAAGCGAGTCGGTATCGTCAGCCAAGTCTGGGTAGATATAGATCAGCGAGAAGTTGTAGCGTTCAGCTTACGAGACAGCCTGATCTCTGTTTCTAGTATTCCTCGTTATATGTACTTGGACAAAATCAACCAAATCGGTGATGTGGTTTTAGTTGACAACGAGGATGTGATTGAAGACTTAGACCCAGAAATGTACAGTAACTTAATGAACTGGGAAGTCATCACTGAAACAGGGGAAGTATTAGGCAGGGTACGCGGTTTTAAATTCGATACGGAAAATGGTAAAATCTACTCGATTACCATTGCTTCCTTGGGATTACCACAAATTCCCGACCAGTTTTTAAGCACCTACGAACTCTCCATCGAAGAAATTGTCAGCACCGGACCAAATCGCCTGATAGTATTTGAAGGGGCAGAGGAACGAGTCACCCAATTGACAGTCGGTTTTCTGGAACGTTTGGGTATTGGTAGAGCCCCCTGGGATAATGCTGATGAGGAGTATAGTTACACTCCCCGTTCTGTTGCACCAGCAAATCAGCTTCCTAGTGGTGTACCCCTAGAACCACCCAAACAGAAAGTTCGCGCTCCCGAACCCGTAGCACGGGAAGAATGGGACGAAGATTACTATGAGGAAGAACGTCCCCGTCGTCAAGTCATGGAAGCACGTTCCTACGAGTCGATTCGCTATGAAGAAGAAGACGAAGACGACAATTGGAGCGAAGCTAGTGGCAAGGATAAATATCAAAAAGCTGCCAGTTATGAACCCCCCGCACCGAGTAAAAAATCCTACGGAGATGACTACGATGACTTTCAGGATGATTTAGATAAGGATGCGTGGGATGATGAACCAGCCAAACCTCTAAATATTCCTAAGAAAGTTAAAGAGAAGCAACCAGAATACGAAGAAGAAGGGTATTAG